In the Helianthus annuus cultivar XRQ/B chromosome 11, HanXRQr2.0-SUNRISE, whole genome shotgun sequence genome, one interval contains:
- the LOC110926710 gene encoding uncharacterized protein LOC110926710 — MNVGTFNIKGAGVGKAKTVKGLLSKYGLSFMVIQETQFRELPERVIKRFWDNSTFDYIKVDAEGRSGGLLPIWNPGVFKKNSEVVSQNFILVSGRITGDQVDTTIVNVCAPTVQSSRRQLWNEILTLKQSIQGQWMILGDFNEVRFPQDRFNSQFDVGGALCFNNFIRNAGLQEYNMGGKRYTFMSGAGKNLSKIDRVLVCD, encoded by the coding sequence ATGAATGTAGGAACATTTAATATAAAAGGTGCAGGGGTGGGTAAAGCAAAGACAGTGAAGGGGCTTTTGTCAAAATATGGCTTAAGTTTTATGGTGATTCAAGAAACTCAATTTAGAGAATTACCTGAAAGAGTGATTAAAAGGTTCTGGGATAACTCTACTTTTGATTACATTAAAGTAGATGCAGAAGGTAGGTCAGGTGGGTTGCTACCAATATGGAATCCTGGGGTATTTAAAAAGAACTCTGAAGTAGTAAGCCAGAATTTCATTTTAGTTAGTGGACGGATAACAGGGGATCAGGTGGACACAACTATAGTGAATGTGTGTGCTCCGACGGTACAGAGCAGTAGAAGACAGTTGTGGAACGAGATACTGACACTAAAACAGTCAATCCAAGGTCAATGGATGATACTAGGAGACTTTAATGAGGTACGTTTTCCTCAAGATAGGTTCAACTCACAATTTGATGTTGGGGGTGCACTATGTTTTAACAATTTTATAAGAAACGCGGGTTTACAAGAATATAACATGGGTGGAAAGAGATATACATTTATGTCAGGGGCCGGGAAGAATCTAAGTAAGATTGATAGAGTACTAGTGTGTGACTAA